In Thermoplasmata archaeon, the following are encoded in one genomic region:
- a CDS encoding NIPSNAP family protein: protein MVSQLRMYKVKAGALEAFVREWRAGVVPLRRKFGFKVEGAWALPERNEFVWILAYDGPEGFEARDAAYYASPERKALTPDPARHLTQIDTRLMRSVLP from the coding sequence ATGGTTTCCCAGCTCCGGATGTACAAGGTGAAGGCCGGAGCGCTGGAGGCGTTCGTCCGCGAGTGGAGGGCAGGCGTGGTCCCTCTGCGCCGGAAGTTCGGGTTCAAGGTCGAAGGAGCGTGGGCGCTGCCCGAACGGAATGAGTTTGTCTGGATCCTCGCCTACGACGGGCCCGAAGGATTCGAGGCCCGCGACGCGGCGTACTACGCCTCCCCCGAGCGGAAGGCGTTGACGCCCGACCCCGCGCGTCACCTCACCCAGATCGACACGCGGCTGATGCGGTCCGTCCTCCCATAG
- a CDS encoding ATP-binding protein, whose product MGKEDRDQWIVKCPKCGKVDGSCRHVSAEDVRRILRLLKAGIEVFPVEEDEPELPEPHIHEPVHLAHVVKPRFAWSDLVLAPTTREGLEDALTELRHKSLMYNRWGLRRVVKKTKGLSLLFAGPPGTGKTMAAEALAHELGRPLHEVNYAQMENMWVGETEKNIERVFSKAVEDGAVLFFDEADAVFFRRGFMTAPWMNRDVNVLLSHIENFSGVVILATNLPRALDKALDRRIDIAVEFPIPDATLRRELYRRCVPNHAPLAKDVDFGVLAQRYPLSGGSILNVVRGAMRSALKRGRRHRITQGDLVRSAERESKKATLLTQDHLQPSFRQERIRGYA is encoded by the coding sequence ATGGGTAAGGAAGACCGCGACCAGTGGATCGTGAAGTGCCCGAAGTGCGGCAAGGTCGACGGGTCCTGTCGCCACGTATCCGCGGAGGACGTGCGGCGCATCCTCAGGCTCCTGAAGGCGGGGATCGAGGTCTTTCCCGTCGAGGAAGACGAACCCGAGCTCCCGGAACCCCACATCCACGAACCCGTCCACCTCGCGCACGTGGTCAAGCCTCGGTTCGCCTGGTCGGACCTAGTTCTCGCGCCCACGACCCGGGAGGGCCTCGAGGACGCGCTGACCGAGTTGCGGCACAAGAGCCTGATGTACAACCGCTGGGGTCTGCGCCGGGTCGTGAAGAAGACGAAGGGACTGTCCCTCCTGTTCGCGGGCCCGCCGGGCACGGGGAAGACCATGGCCGCGGAGGCTCTGGCCCACGAGCTGGGCCGGCCGCTCCACGAGGTGAACTACGCCCAGATGGAGAACATGTGGGTGGGCGAGACGGAGAAGAACATCGAACGCGTGTTTTCGAAGGCCGTGGAGGATGGCGCGGTCCTCTTCTTCGACGAGGCGGATGCGGTCTTCTTCCGCCGGGGCTTCATGACCGCCCCTTGGATGAACCGGGACGTGAACGTGCTCCTGAGCCATATCGAGAACTTCTCGGGCGTCGTCATCCTCGCGACGAACCTCCCTCGGGCGCTCGACAAGGCTCTCGATCGTCGGATCGACATCGCGGTCGAGTTCCCCATCCCCGACGCGACCCTTCGACGCGAGCTCTACCGCAGGTGCGTGCCCAACCACGCGCCCCTCGCGAAGGACGTGGACTTCGGAGTCCTCGCGCAGCGCTACCCGCTGAGCGGCGGCTCGATCCTGAACGTGGTCCGCGGCGCGATGCGAAGCGCGCTCAAGCGTGGCCGGCGGCACCGCATCACGCAGGGGGACCTCGTGCGTAGTGCGGAGCGGGAGTCCAAGAAGGCCACCCTGTTGACCCAGGATCACTTGCAGCCCTCGTTCCGACAGGAACGGATTCGTGGTTACGCGTGA
- the purS gene encoding phosphoribosylformylglycinamidine synthase subunit PurS, which produces MRVRIEVHLKKGVTDPEGDNVLKALNLLGFKGIRGVHSAKLFLIDLDANDTPHARASAEEMCKRLLANPVVHGYTITVEGGEPAASGAATPTPLRRNRGARPHA; this is translated from the coding sequence ATGCGCGTGCGGATCGAGGTGCACCTAAAGAAGGGCGTCACGGACCCGGAGGGGGACAACGTTCTCAAGGCGCTCAATCTCCTCGGGTTCAAGGGGATTCGCGGCGTGCACAGCGCGAAGCTGTTTCTGATCGACCTGGACGCGAACGACACGCCCCATGCTCGCGCCTCGGCGGAGGAGATGTGCAAGCGGTTGCTCGCAAACCCCGTCGTGCACGGCTACACGATCACGGTCGAGGGAGGGGAGCCGGCCGCGAGCGGGGCAGCGACCCCGACGCCGTTGCGCAGGAACCGAGGCGCGCGGCCTCACGCGTAA